A genomic region of Paenibacillus sp. PL2-23 contains the following coding sequences:
- a CDS encoding recombinase family protein, translating into MRVAMYVRVSSDRQAEKELSIPAQMKAIQQYCQSKGWVIVSEFIEKGRSAKTDERAEFQKMIAIAKRSNCPFEAVVVHKFDRFSRKRDDHVIYKALLAQVGVKVISVTEQTEAETPQDMLLEGMLEIMSEFFNANLAVEVRKGMTQNAKLGYNNGGTPPYAYRTEHIAMSSQKTKAVWVLGPREEIDVVRSIFNQYANEGAGYKKIASRLNEDGIPAQKGGKWSASTIRAIIYNESYIGRKVWNKQDYQTKGKKWRDRSEWIITENAHPSIITEELFNKCQENARRRDSGGGESHKPFQLKGASPFWLRGIIVCDKCGSRMVGNSNSARKKGGGQKYYTCGGYLRKGKEFCSYVGWRKERVEEVVTNKLRITLLRLSMDNQLADEIQRYYNEKNKSQMQRAATLEAEVGFLQKRIETVEDDIRAGRAKPYHQDMLDEMQQELTEKQQELDVLLSSLQGVSVPEEYIASAKYDMQTMIGLLDAEVPNPQMLNQLAAKFVSKVLFQRETKKLYLTIQLQTDGEVLLEKTIVAEMY; encoded by the coding sequence ATGAGAGTAGCCATGTATGTACGTGTGTCGTCTGATCGTCAAGCCGAAAAAGAGCTGTCGATTCCAGCACAGATGAAGGCCATTCAACAATATTGCCAGAGCAAAGGTTGGGTAATCGTCAGTGAGTTTATTGAAAAGGGGCGATCAGCTAAAACGGACGAACGAGCGGAGTTTCAGAAGATGATTGCAATCGCTAAACGTTCCAATTGCCCATTTGAAGCTGTTGTCGTACATAAGTTTGACCGTTTTTCCCGCAAGCGTGACGATCATGTGATCTACAAGGCATTGCTTGCTCAAGTGGGCGTGAAGGTTATATCAGTGACCGAACAGACAGAGGCAGAAACGCCGCAGGACATGCTGCTTGAAGGTATGCTGGAGATCATGTCGGAGTTTTTCAACGCAAACTTGGCTGTTGAGGTGCGTAAAGGGATGACGCAAAATGCGAAGCTTGGCTACAACAACGGAGGTACGCCACCTTACGCCTATCGGACAGAGCATATTGCAATGAGCAGCCAGAAGACCAAAGCAGTTTGGGTATTGGGCCCGCGTGAAGAGATCGACGTCGTCAGGTCGATATTCAATCAGTACGCTAATGAAGGTGCCGGGTATAAGAAGATCGCGTCAAGACTCAATGAAGATGGTATTCCGGCACAGAAGGGCGGGAAGTGGTCAGCGAGTACGATACGTGCAATTATCTACAACGAATCATACATTGGCCGCAAGGTGTGGAATAAGCAGGACTATCAGACGAAAGGGAAGAAGTGGCGTGATCGTTCAGAATGGATTATTACGGAGAATGCTCATCCTTCAATCATTACTGAAGAACTGTTTAACAAGTGTCAGGAGAACGCTCGTAGGAGAGACAGTGGCGGCGGCGAATCGCATAAACCGTTTCAATTAAAGGGGGCGTCTCCATTTTGGCTCCGAGGCATTATAGTATGTGATAAATGTGGGTCGCGAATGGTCGGAAACTCCAATTCAGCACGAAAGAAGGGCGGTGGACAGAAATACTACACCTGTGGTGGTTATTTGCGGAAGGGCAAGGAGTTCTGCTCGTATGTTGGCTGGCGTAAGGAGCGTGTTGAAGAGGTCGTAACCAACAAACTCCGGATCACGCTGCTGCGGCTGTCGATGGATAATCAGCTTGCGGATGAGATACAGCGTTACTACAACGAGAAAAACAAAAGTCAGATGCAGCGGGCAGCAACTTTGGAAGCAGAGGTTGGATTTCTACAGAAACGTATTGAGACCGTTGAGGACGATATACGAGCAGGAAGAGCGAAGCCGTATCATCAGGATATGCTGGATGAGATGCAACAGGAGCTAACGGAGAAGCAGCAGGAACTGGATGTGCTTTTGTCGAGCCTACAGGGTGTCTCAGTACCAGAGGAATACATTGCATCTGCCAAATATGACATGCAGACGATGATCGGACTGCTGGATGCAGAAGTGCCGAATCCGCAAATGCTGAATCAGTTGGCGGCGAAGTTTGTATCGAAGGTGTTATTTCAACGGGAGACAAAGAAGCTGTATTTGACGATACAGTTGCAGACGGATGGAGAGGTCTTGTTAGAGAAGACGATAGTAGCAGAAATGTATTGA
- a CDS encoding S-layer homology domain-containing protein, producing MKRMTTLLVAFILMFGIVGTSSAALPGYGEEWQNATETTPAVSFTDLPTTHWAYKYIAEMVNRKVINGYPDNKFRPNNTISRAEFAKIMVTASGIQAKKVNYSSFSDVPVTNWASPFVEAVKDYMTGYRTANKEYIFNPSAPALREDIAVALVKLKGYNVSRLPDHSTIEAMFKDYAGISESAKDYVALAVENGLISGFPDETFRPQATVTRAEATVMLWRAYQYGNDNKDVGSDDDNVTTPTPPETQPGQPSTPTTPEDPSQTEPAAKFTVDTLVGGIGPGGIDGPVRMAKINRVDSMIVDKNNNVYFLDSTARKIRRFNNSNGTVETFKTIDTQFDWTHSTADQELRSYDHEYFVPSMLGYSLSDNKLYLLGLSSKRGEFNNDFVFDITNNVTMATYVLRADEDHKVGYSSTSIKMSFLTVAGGGEITYGYDWSWNGDAIYTGEQGEEAELIGQDYDQTGVSLYGRSDAIVSGNEVFIFDTGISALSKISLFPRKVETVVSLRGNTYDSVTNYNGKFYTSIGSTIYELTTNGKLSTFINGNDLVYNDGRPIRKINHLYFDNQSNVIVYDDDNKAIRRINL from the coding sequence ATGAAAAGAATGACCACTCTGTTAGTTGCTTTTATATTAATGTTTGGTATAGTCGGCACGTCATCAGCGGCACTTCCTGGATATGGTGAGGAATGGCAAAATGCCACGGAAACTACACCAGCTGTATCATTCACCGATCTACCGACAACGCATTGGGCATATAAGTACATTGCTGAAATGGTGAACCGAAAGGTGATCAACGGATACCCTGATAATAAGTTTAGACCCAACAATACCATTAGCCGAGCTGAATTCGCAAAGATCATGGTAACAGCATCAGGTATTCAAGCAAAGAAGGTCAACTATTCCTCATTCTCTGATGTTCCAGTAACAAACTGGGCTTCACCATTCGTAGAAGCCGTTAAAGACTATATGACCGGGTATCGGACAGCGAATAAAGAGTACATATTCAATCCATCTGCCCCGGCTTTGCGTGAAGATATTGCCGTCGCTCTCGTCAAGCTAAAAGGATACAATGTGAGCCGCTTGCCTGATCACAGTACAATTGAAGCCATGTTCAAGGATTATGCAGGTATTTCCGAATCGGCAAAAGACTATGTTGCCTTAGCGGTCGAGAATGGATTGATTTCCGGCTTCCCGGATGAGACATTCCGTCCGCAAGCTACGGTCACGCGGGCAGAAGCAACCGTAATGTTATGGCGAGCCTATCAATATGGCAACGACAATAAGGATGTAGGCAGTGATGATGATAATGTAACCACACCTACGCCACCAGAAACGCAACCAGGACAGCCTTCTACACCGACAACACCTGAAGATCCCTCTCAAACGGAACCGGCTGCCAAGTTTACAGTTGATACTCTTGTCGGCGGGATTGGGCCAGGTGGTATAGACGGCCCAGTCAGAATGGCAAAGATAAATCGAGTCGATAGCATGATTGTCGATAAGAATAACAATGTATATTTTCTCGATTCAACCGCACGCAAGATTCGCCGATTCAATAACTCCAACGGAACTGTTGAGACGTTTAAAACTATAGACACACAATTCGATTGGACGCATTCAACTGCTGATCAAGAACTACGATCCTATGATCATGAGTATTTTGTCCCTTCCATGCTCGGATACAGTTTGAGTGACAATAAACTATATTTACTTGGGCTAAGCTCAAAACGAGGGGAATTTAACAACGATTTCGTATTCGACATTACGAACAATGTGACCATGGCAACCTACGTGCTTAGAGCTGATGAAGATCACAAGGTTGGTTATAGTAGTACAAGCATCAAGATGAGTTTTCTTACTGTGGCTGGAGGGGGGGAGATTACTTATGGTTATGACTGGTCATGGAACGGCGATGCTATCTATACTGGGGAACAAGGGGAAGAGGCCGAATTGATAGGACAAGATTACGATCAAACTGGTGTTAGCCTATACGGTCGTAGCGACGCCATTGTTAGCGGCAATGAAGTTTTTATTTTCGATACCGGCATCAGTGCACTGTCCAAGATATCTCTATTCCCCCGCAAAGTAGAAACCGTAGTATCCCTGCGTGGCAATACTTACGATAGTGTCACTAACTATAATGGAAAGTTCTACACATCGATTGGATCAACCATATATGAGCTCACTACAAATGGAAAGCTAAGCACATTCATCAATGGCAATGATCTCGTTTATAATGACGGCAGGCCTATACGCAAAATCAATCATCTCTATTTTGATAATCAAAGCAACGTCATTGTTTACGACGACGATAACAAAGCCATTCGACGCATCAACCTATAA
- the dgt gene encoding dGTP triphosphohydrolase: protein MARYIMRWDDLLCEKRFREHSQVTAQTDGRNAFENDYSRVVFSSAVRRLQDKAQVFPLDNSDFVRTRLTHSIEVSALERSIGVSVENELIKNRSYLFDEKHRGKLGALLSTVGLLHDLGNPPFGHFGEAVIQKYFRKWLENGNGEGLTEAEKGDLIHFEGNAQSFRLAHKLQYLIDENGFNLTYATLASLLKYPRSSIEGNKKSGKASYKKFGYFQSEHSSFSEIQNCTGIKEFRHPLAFLLEAADDIAYSAADIEDGLKKKVLNYEILKTTLGQYLDFSCEKERKIYEKFEEYYCDVHPNYTDKSELAIQRFRIYAQGFMIDSVVKTFNEQQHQILDGTFDEDIILASKARNLRLAFKHLANEYIFKDKSIILKELVGQQVISGLLDLFVGAVTSEDRYKQNTKDGNLNP from the coding sequence ATGGCACGTTATATTATGCGATGGGACGACTTATTGTGTGAAAAGAGATTTCGAGAACATAGTCAGGTAACAGCTCAGACTGATGGAAGAAACGCTTTCGAAAATGATTATTCTCGAGTTGTGTTTAGTTCTGCTGTTAGAAGGCTTCAAGATAAGGCACAGGTATTTCCATTAGACAATAGTGATTTTGTCCGGACTCGCCTGACACACTCAATAGAAGTATCTGCCTTAGAGAGGTCTATTGGAGTTAGTGTGGAAAATGAACTAATTAAAAATAGAAGCTATTTGTTTGATGAAAAGCATCGTGGTAAACTTGGAGCCTTGCTATCTACTGTAGGTTTATTGCATGATTTGGGAAATCCACCTTTTGGTCATTTTGGAGAGGCAGTTATACAAAAGTACTTTCGTAAGTGGCTTGAAAATGGTAATGGTGAAGGTCTAACTGAGGCAGAGAAAGGTGATTTAATTCATTTTGAAGGGAATGCTCAAAGCTTCCGTTTGGCACATAAATTGCAGTATCTAATTGATGAGAATGGATTTAACTTAACATATGCAACTTTAGCAAGCCTGTTAAAGTACCCGCGGTCTTCCATTGAAGGGAATAAAAAAAGTGGAAAAGCTAGTTATAAAAAGTTTGGTTATTTTCAATCCGAGCATAGTTCATTTAGTGAAATTCAAAACTGCACTGGCATAAAGGAATTCAGACATCCACTTGCATTTTTGTTAGAGGCTGCCGATGATATCGCTTATTCCGCTGCTGATATTGAAGATGGATTAAAGAAGAAGGTACTGAATTACGAAATATTAAAGACGACTCTAGGTCAGTATCTTGATTTTTCTTGTGAGAAGGAACGGAAAATATACGAAAAGTTTGAAGAGTACTATTGCGATGTTCATCCTAATTATACTGATAAGTCTGAACTAGCTATTCAGAGGTTCAGAATATATGCTCAAGGATTCATGATCGATTCGGTGGTCAAAACGTTTAATGAACAACAACATCAGATATTAGATGGTACGTTTGATGAGGATATAATTCTCGCGTCTAAAGCGAGAAATCTCCGTCTGGCCTTTAAACATCTTGCTAATGAGTATATTTTTAAAGACAAAAGCATAATTCTAAAAGAACTAGTGGGGCAGCAAGTTATTTCCGGATTACTCGATCTATTTGTAGGAGCCGTTACCTCAGAAGACAGATATAAGCAAAACACAAAAGATGGTAACCTGAATCCGTGA
- a CDS encoding DUF2628 domain-containing protein, whose translation MYCSKCSLTFNEETRYCPTCGKSLNKSSEATIATRSDVATYSSSSLNKQYESLSDGEMLQSFVDSNRHYYLKKWHSAASPQKRAGWNWAAFFFGPLWLAYRKMNRQLAIYYAVVIAGFISVSLLRLINLAISTDSSAIWLMVGLIAVVLAAITFIMPFIFGMDANKWYYNHSQRHIRRLQSKSTDHHQLSLALTRTGGTSFLAAFFICILSTVLLIVWFVFDTAINGY comes from the coding sequence ATGTACTGCTCCAAGTGCAGTCTTACATTTAATGAAGAAACCAGGTATTGCCCCACCTGCGGCAAAAGCTTGAACAAATCATCGGAGGCAACGATTGCGACTCGATCAGATGTCGCTACATACTCATCCTCGTCATTAAACAAACAATACGAGTCATTATCGGACGGAGAGATGCTACAATCATTTGTAGACAGTAACCGTCATTATTACCTCAAAAAGTGGCACTCTGCTGCATCTCCTCAGAAACGTGCAGGGTGGAATTGGGCCGCATTTTTCTTTGGGCCTCTTTGGCTTGCTTATCGCAAAATGAATAGACAGTTGGCTATCTATTACGCCGTTGTCATTGCTGGATTTATCTCTGTATCGTTGCTGCGATTAATCAATCTAGCAATATCTACGGATTCATCAGCTATATGGCTAATGGTTGGCTTAATTGCAGTAGTACTTGCAGCGATAACCTTCATCATGCCTTTCATATTTGGAATGGATGCGAATAAGTGGTATTACAACCACTCCCAACGTCATATACGACGTCTTCAGTCCAAATCTACAGACCATCATCAACTCTCGCTTGCACTGACACGAACAGGCGGTACAAGCTTCCTTGCCGCATTTTTTATTTGTATACTATCGACAGTGCTGCTGATCGTTTGGTTTGTATTCGATACCGCAATAAATGGTTACTAA
- a CDS encoding phage Gp37/Gp68 family protein: MATNSNIEWTEATWNPVTGCTKISEGCKHCYAATMSKRLHAMGNPRYSKGFNLTLHNDLIGLPLTWKKPKMIFVNSMSDLFHNDVPLEFILQVFETMEKASWHTFQILTKRSDRLLELSSKLPWPDNVWQGVSVENEKVTFRIDHLRQTPAKIKFLSLEPLIGPLDHLQLEGIDWVIVGGESGHGARPMEEQWVVSIKNQCVVNGVAFFFKQWGGVQKHRTGRVLEGRTWGEFPQNIRNVPQTIEKN, from the coding sequence ATGGCTACGAATTCGAACATTGAATGGACAGAAGCGACCTGGAATCCAGTTACAGGATGCACTAAGATATCAGAGGGATGTAAACATTGCTATGCCGCAACTATGTCGAAACGATTGCATGCAATGGGTAATCCAAGGTATAGCAAGGGGTTTAATTTAACCCTTCATAATGACCTTATAGGCCTCCCGCTCACTTGGAAAAAACCTAAAATGATATTTGTAAATTCAATGTCAGATCTATTCCATAATGACGTTCCACTGGAGTTTATATTGCAAGTGTTTGAGACGATGGAAAAAGCGTCCTGGCATACTTTTCAAATCCTTACTAAACGTTCTGACAGGCTTTTGGAACTATCATCGAAATTACCATGGCCAGATAACGTATGGCAAGGCGTGAGTGTTGAGAATGAGAAAGTAACATTCAGAATCGATCATTTGAGGCAAACTCCTGCTAAGATTAAATTTTTATCTTTGGAGCCATTGATTGGGCCTTTAGATCATTTGCAATTGGAAGGGATTGATTGGGTTATTGTTGGCGGTGAATCTGGTCATGGTGCGAGACCGATGGAAGAGCAGTGGGTGGTAAGTATCAAAAACCAGTGTGTAGTTAATGGTGTGGCATTCTTTTTCAAGCAGTGGGGTGGTGTACAAAAGCATCGAACTGGCAGAGTTTTGGAGGGTAGAACATGGGGAGAATTTCCTCAAAACATTAGAAATGTCCCTCAAACAATAGAAAAGAATTGA
- the radC gene encoding DNA repair protein RadC codes for MKVYSLPSIKTLFAEVLAEKEGSYVVSEIFSRFPSVIELMNVTEQELVTIKGIGRVRARQIIAALQLARKLSEPVHTAPYIIRSPKDAANLLQPHLHYLQQEHFVVIFLNTKNHVIGQPETISIGSLNAAIVHPREVFRIAVKCSAASIIACHNHPSGVVDPSPEDIQLTKRLMEAGDIMGVSVLDHIIIGDNRFLSLKEQGLM; via the coding sequence ATGAAAGTATATAGCTTACCATCGATTAAAACTCTTTTTGCCGAAGTATTGGCGGAGAAGGAAGGCTCCTACGTTGTTAGTGAAATCTTTTCCCGCTTCCCTTCAGTGATTGAACTAATGAATGTTACCGAGCAGGAGCTTGTCACCATTAAGGGCATTGGAAGAGTACGTGCCCGACAAATCATTGCCGCTCTGCAATTAGCCCGGAAATTGAGTGAGCCCGTTCACACTGCTCCTTATATCATTCGTTCGCCAAAAGATGCTGCCAATCTTCTTCAGCCGCATCTACACTATCTACAACAGGAGCATTTTGTTGTTATATTTCTCAATACGAAAAACCATGTTATCGGACAGCCTGAGACAATCTCAATCGGCTCTCTGAACGCGGCTATCGTCCACCCGAGAGAAGTCTTCCGTATTGCCGTCAAATGCTCAGCGGCATCTATCATCGCTTGTCATAATCATCCGAGCGGCGTAGTTGATCCTTCTCCGGAAGACATACAATTGACGAAGCGTTTGATGGAGGCGGGAGATATTATGGGAGTGTCTGTGCTCGATCACATTATTATCGGTGACAATCGATTTTTAAGTTTGAAAGAACAAGGTTTGATGTAA
- a CDS encoding helix-turn-helix transcriptional regulator — protein sequence MEFKYMVGEQIRRVRKLRGMTQEQLAEQSGLSFSYVSDVERGTRNISLESLEKIINALGVRPNQLFEEIDVLSDAYNDGARNKIEELNTLLSDRQIEDVDFILKIAREFLITIDRKNR from the coding sequence ATGGAATTTAAGTATATGGTAGGTGAACAAATCCGAAGGGTACGGAAACTCAGAGGAATGACACAAGAACAGTTGGCGGAACAGTCCGGCCTCAGCTTCAGTTATGTAAGTGACGTCGAAAGAGGTACCCGCAACATTTCACTGGAATCGTTAGAAAAGATCATTAATGCTCTGGGAGTACGGCCCAATCAGCTGTTCGAAGAAATAGATGTATTATCGGATGCCTATAATGATGGTGCCCGCAACAAAATAGAGGAATTGAACACCCTGCTCAGTGATAGGCAAATTGAAGATGTTGACTTTATTTTGAAGATTGCCCGTGAATTTCTGATTACAATCGACCGGAAGAATCGTTGA
- a CDS encoding recombinase family protein yields MNIVIYLRVSSEQQAERDLSIPAQREALQQYADERGWRIVDEYVDEAKSAKNDARPDFQRMVAAAQQPNRNFEAIVVHKFDRFSRKREDHIVYKALLKKQGVFVLSATEPTEPETPHGMLLEGMLEVISEFYNVNLKHETLKGMKENALQGYHCGGRVPFGYRRVQQGVKVTYGLGADDEVQLVRQMFQMAAEGMGGKRIARILNQEGMLKGRRWLPSTVLAILDNQAYLGYRVWNKKPVAGGQSLSQEHLIITKKAHPAIIDEKLWNTAHACLRLRKQSK; encoded by the coding sequence ATGAACATCGTCATCTATCTGAGAGTATCATCGGAACAACAGGCAGAGCGTGACCTGTCGATTCCGGCTCAACGGGAAGCATTGCAGCAATATGCAGATGAACGCGGATGGCGTATCGTCGACGAATATGTTGACGAGGCGAAATCAGCGAAGAATGATGCGAGACCAGATTTTCAGCGTATGGTTGCTGCGGCACAACAGCCGAACAGAAACTTCGAGGCTATCGTCGTCCATAAATTTGATCGTTTCAGTCGGAAGCGTGAGGACCATATCGTGTATAAGGCCCTGCTCAAGAAGCAGGGTGTTTTTGTGTTATCAGCCACCGAGCCGACTGAACCGGAAACGCCTCACGGTATGCTGCTTGAGGGAATGCTTGAGGTCATCAGTGAGTTCTATAACGTTAATCTAAAGCATGAGACATTAAAGGGCATGAAGGAGAATGCGTTACAAGGATATCATTGCGGCGGTCGCGTCCCATTCGGCTATCGACGAGTTCAGCAGGGTGTTAAGGTTACCTATGGACTCGGTGCAGATGATGAAGTTCAATTGGTACGACAGATGTTCCAAATGGCTGCAGAAGGAATGGGAGGGAAACGTATTGCTCGTATATTAAATCAGGAAGGAATGCTGAAGGGTCGCCGCTGGCTTCCGTCTACCGTTCTTGCAATACTCGATAATCAAGCGTATTTAGGCTACCGAGTATGGAATAAAAAACCTGTTGCAGGCGGTCAGTCTCTTTCACAGGAGCATCTGATTATAACCAAAAAAGCCCATCCTGCAATCATTGACGAAAAGCTCTGGAATACAGCTCATGCGTGTTTGAGGTTAAGAAAGCAGTCCAAGTAA
- a CDS encoding IS1380 family transposase, whose protein sequence is MKIQFTQSKEILLTTHAGLAAVGALLSHTQLSQRLNRSAVKGMENPIHGNGEVMKSYLGLLCQGKSDFDHIEPFRKDTVFQTCLGIRKVPSSPTLRQRLDAAAQTIDANWNDILLQESADLIRNLNAPVTGLDAGEHTVIPLDIDVSPFDNSGTKKEGVSLTYKGTFGYAPIFAYLGREGYGVNLQLREGSTHSQKDGADFLRETIHYARRITSDRLLVRMDSAHDSLENLQVCHAEKDVDYIIKVNLRGASKESWLRVAEDKGISCEQRPGKTTYIGAITFPQKDFDCNLRQVFQVIVRTIDRDGQVLMFPDVEVNVYWTSLTCSPWRVIELYRDHGTSEQFHSELKTDLDLERLPAGKFDTNELVLHAGVFAYNLLRIMGQESLRQDDAPIRGGVGRRRIRTVIQNIIYIAARVSRHARQTSFNFGRYSPWFQTVRRIYQAFA, encoded by the coding sequence ATGAAGATCCAATTCACCCAATCTAAGGAAATCCTCTTAACAACGCATGCAGGCTTGGCTGCGGTCGGTGCGCTGCTTTCCCATACACAGTTGTCTCAGCGTCTTAATCGCTCAGCCGTTAAAGGAATGGAGAATCCGATCCACGGGAACGGCGAAGTCATGAAAAGCTATCTTGGTCTGCTCTGCCAAGGTAAAAGCGATTTCGACCACATCGAGCCTTTTCGCAAAGATACGGTGTTTCAAACATGCCTGGGTATTCGCAAAGTGCCTTCAAGCCCTACGCTCCGTCAGCGACTGGATGCCGCTGCACAAACAATAGATGCCAATTGGAATGACATTCTGTTGCAGGAATCTGCCGACCTCATCCGAAACCTCAATGCCCCGGTAACTGGACTTGACGCAGGCGAGCATACGGTCATACCGCTGGACATTGACGTTTCGCCGTTCGATAACTCCGGCACGAAAAAAGAAGGTGTCTCCCTCACGTACAAAGGAACATTTGGATATGCCCCCATCTTTGCCTATTTGGGCCGAGAAGGGTATGGCGTAAATCTTCAATTGCGTGAAGGTAGTACACACAGCCAGAAAGATGGTGCTGATTTCCTTCGGGAAACGATTCATTACGCTCGTCGCATTACAAGTGATCGTCTACTCGTCCGTATGGATTCTGCTCACGATAGTCTTGAAAACTTGCAAGTTTGCCACGCGGAGAAAGATGTTGACTACATCATTAAAGTCAATCTTCGCGGCGCTTCCAAAGAAAGCTGGCTGCGAGTAGCCGAAGACAAAGGGATATCTTGTGAGCAACGCCCTGGGAAGACCACCTACATCGGCGCGATTACATTTCCACAGAAAGACTTCGATTGTAACCTGCGTCAAGTGTTCCAAGTCATCGTGCGTACGATCGATCGGGATGGGCAGGTGCTCATGTTTCCAGATGTGGAAGTGAACGTTTACTGGACATCTCTGACTTGCTCGCCATGGCGTGTCATTGAGCTTTATCGCGATCATGGCACAAGCGAGCAATTTCATAGTGAGCTTAAGACCGATCTAGATTTGGAGCGATTGCCGGCAGGCAAGTTCGATACGAATGAGCTAGTCCTGCACGCTGGCGTATTCGCCTATAACCTGCTTCGCATCATGGGACAAGAAAGCTTACGTCAAGATGATGCACCGATTCGTGGAGGCGTCGGGCGCCGTCGTATCCGAACTGTCATTCAGAACATCATCTACATCGCAGCTAGAGTCAGCCGCCATGCCCGACAAACGTCCTTCAATTTCGGCCGTTACAGTCCATGGTTCCAAACCGTTCGTCGAATCTACCAGGCATTTGCCTGA
- the tcmP gene encoding three-Cys-motif partner protein TcmP gives MKVNDKHFEKKDIQTILKHILLKDYLTRWANVFMKASISTSIKKCHFVDCFAGRGTFEDGQEGSPLIAINKLFNLQREFQYKRQCRFFIHTVELLDDYHNMLQQMAQTSPFPAQINNYCGEFKSHVTSLLSSTAGSPALYFVDPFGYKGVHMADIIRILSERAHEVLINVMSYSLVRNYRIQNNHVELCNFFGIDVLPPNISEYIKMASSKDIMENQVSRSLFEKLEDQIIDLYIHRLKSNFNEPVYALKKRIYSPLNPNVYFHLVFATRSRAGLIEMKSSMVTFEHLRLKAEDAYHTTTGSIKMLYADDLFSESTYARLYDYFDFVKEIMQHFNNTETTYGQIIDYFLQQSPLPFRDESNQKSIYDFSAQLFKKNSCVVASSQSFANYKEADSLSLKIKFPVDYLNRISQAGPTMEQMDIFNDIF, from the coding sequence ATGAAAGTTAATGATAAGCATTTTGAGAAGAAGGATATTCAGACAATCCTTAAGCATATCTTACTTAAGGACTATTTAACTCGATGGGCTAATGTTTTTATGAAAGCTTCTATTAGTACGTCTATTAAGAAATGTCACTTTGTAGATTGTTTTGCGGGTAGAGGAACTTTTGAGGACGGTCAAGAAGGGTCCCCATTAATTGCAATAAACAAATTATTTAATTTACAACGTGAATTTCAGTACAAGAGGCAATGTCGTTTTTTTATTCATACGGTAGAATTGTTGGATGATTATCACAATATGCTTCAGCAAATGGCTCAAACCTCTCCGTTTCCTGCACAAATAAATAACTATTGTGGTGAGTTCAAGTCTCATGTGACAAGTTTGCTATCTTCTACAGCAGGCTCTCCTGCTTTGTACTTTGTAGATCCATTTGGTTATAAGGGTGTACATATGGCCGATATTATAAGGATCTTGTCTGAACGAGCACACGAAGTTCTCATTAATGTAATGAGTTATTCTTTAGTCAGAAACTATAGAATTCAGAACAATCATGTGGAGTTATGTAATTTCTTTGGTATTGACGTATTGCCTCCAAACATTTCTGAGTACATCAAAATGGCTTCAAGTAAAGATATTATGGAAAACCAAGTAAGTAGAAGTTTGTTTGAAAAGTTGGAGGATCAGATTATTGATTTATACATACACCGTTTGAAAAGCAATTTTAATGAGCCTGTGTATGCACTTAAGAAACGAATCTATAGCCCCTTAAACCCTAATGTATATTTTCATTTGGTATTTGCAACGAGGAGCAGGGCTGGATTGATTGAGATGAAGAGTTCAATGGTGACTTTTGAACATCTGCGTCTCAAGGCCGAGGATGCTTATCATACTACTACCGGGAGCATTAAAATGTTATATGCAGACGATCTCTTTTCAGAATCAACTTATGCTAGATTGTATGATTACTTCGACTTTGTAAAAGAGATAATGCAACATTTTAATAACACTGAAACCACGTATGGTCAAATAATCGATTACTTCCTGCAACAGTCTCCACTTCCTTTCCGTGATGAAAGTAATCAAAAGAGTATCTATGATTTCAGTGCTCAATTATTTAAGAAGAATAGCTGTGTAGTTGCTTCATCACAATCGTTTGCAAATTATAAAGAAGCAGATAGCTTATCATTGAAAATCAAATTTCCAGTAGATTACTTGAATCGTATTTCACAAGCTGGGCCAACGATGGAGCAGATGGATATATTTAATGATATCTTTTAA